One part of the Clostridium thermosuccinogenes genome encodes these proteins:
- a CDS encoding sigma factor-like helix-turn-helix DNA-binding protein — MKKINLRDLYPYYKSDFPIEIPDEVAELIKQLERKEHADYERIRVNKAFYSLDAGDGIERDIVLLVLSPEEIYERKLSKQELYAAINILPEKQAKRIYAHFFLGMSKAEIARIEGVNKCQVSRSIDKALKNIEKFLKKFL, encoded by the coding sequence ATGAAAAAGATCAATTTAAGGGATTTATACCCGTATTATAAATCTGACTTTCCTATTGAAATTCCAGATGAAGTCGCTGAACTGATCAAACAGCTTGAGCGAAAAGAACATGCAGACTACGAGCGCATCCGCGTAAACAAGGCATTCTATTCTCTTGACGCTGGTGATGGAATAGAAAGAGATATTGTACTTCTTGTATTATCACCGGAAGAAATCTATGAAAGAAAACTGAGCAAACAGGAATTGTATGCTGCTATCAACATCCTGCCGGAAAAACAGGCAAAGCGTATCTATGCACATTTTTTTCTTGGTATGAGCAAAGCAGAAATAGCCAGGATTGAAGGTGTTAACAAATGCCAGGTATCCCGCTCAATTGATAAAGCATTAAAGAATATTGAAAAGTTTTTAAAAAAATTTCTTTAA
- a CDS encoding IS110 family transposase produces MNFRPMAGIDVGKFFSEMAILSPSNEVIARMKIRHDSSSDVERAVKLLKKTEKDFDSRPFVVMESTGHYHKILFHSLCKAGFEVSIINPIQTDSIKNIGIRKVKNDKVDARKIALLYRFQELKTTNIPDEDIECLRSLCRQYYKLSDELTAYKNRLTGIVDQLMLNFKDVFPNIFSKAALAVLEKYPTPVHILKANRNKLIALIQKNSRRSLKWSTAKYELLVSKAREFAPLSINNSSNIAMLGVYISMIKTLEENLEKVLKAIRSLIAEDMAKDIPMLALTLELLQSIPGIGLISAVTILAEIGDFSAFSKPGKLVAYFGIDPSVMQSGEFTGTQNKMSKRGSRLLRRVLFTIALANIRTKRDKTACNPVLMEYYKNKCQNKPKKVALGAVMRKLVNYIFAVLRDRKPYQLRSPQEHAKNLAAKHTAA; encoded by the coding sequence ATGAATTTCAGACCTATGGCAGGAATCGATGTAGGTAAATTCTTTAGTGAGATGGCAATTCTTTCTCCATCCAATGAAGTAATTGCCCGCATGAAGATCCGCCATGATTCCAGTTCTGACGTTGAAAGAGCCGTTAAATTACTGAAAAAAACGGAAAAGGACTTTGATTCTAGGCCTTTCGTCGTCATGGAATCCACCGGGCACTATCACAAAATCCTTTTCCATTCACTTTGTAAAGCTGGATTTGAGGTTTCCATCATAAACCCCATCCAAACTGATTCTATCAAAAATATTGGAATCAGGAAAGTGAAAAATGATAAAGTTGATGCCCGGAAAATTGCCCTGCTATACAGATTTCAGGAGCTTAAAACTACTAATATCCCAGATGAAGATATTGAATGTCTGCGAAGCCTTTGCCGACAGTACTACAAGCTCTCTGACGAACTTACTGCCTACAAAAACAGGCTTACAGGTATTGTTGACCAACTCATGCTAAACTTCAAGGATGTATTCCCTAACATCTTTTCAAAGGCTGCTCTCGCAGTATTAGAAAAATATCCTACGCCTGTGCATATTCTTAAAGCCAACAGAAACAAGTTGATTGCACTGATACAAAAGAATTCCCGCAGAAGCCTTAAGTGGTCAACTGCAAAGTATGAGCTTTTGGTCTCCAAGGCCAGAGAATTTGCACCTTTGAGCATTAATAACTCTTCAAATATTGCCATGCTTGGGGTGTATATCTCTATGATTAAAACCTTGGAGGAAAACCTTGAGAAAGTCCTCAAAGCCATTCGTTCATTGATTGCTGAAGATATGGCAAAGGACATACCCATGCTGGCACTGACTCTCGAGCTTCTACAAAGCATTCCAGGTATAGGACTTATCTCTGCTGTTACCATTCTGGCTGAAATTGGCGACTTTTCAGCTTTTTCAAAGCCAGGCAAGCTAGTTGCTTATTTCGGCATTGACCCCTCTGTAATGCAGTCCGGAGAGTTTACCGGCACACAAAACAAGATGTCAAAAAGGGGGTCAAGGCTGCTTCGCAGGGTACTTTTCACAATTGCTCTTGCTAATATCCGCACTAAGCGTGACAAAACAGCTTGCAACCCTGTACTGATGGAATATTACAAAAACAAATGCCAGAACAAGCCTAAAAAAGTGGCCTTAGGAGCTGTTATGCGTAAGCTTGTTAATTATATTTTTGCTGTTCTTAGGGATAGAAAGCCTTATCAGCTACGTAGCCCTCAGGAACATGCGAAGAATCTTGCAGCAAAGCATACAGCAGCTTAA
- a CDS encoding SHOCT domain-containing protein, which translates to MKGKLIRYSMQIAMLGQLLSLALITEKEFSLIKNKLMQDYGVVSDLTS; encoded by the coding sequence ATGAAGGGTAAATTAATTCGATACAGTATGCAGATTGCCATGCTGGGACAATTGTTGTCTTTGGCTCTGATAACTGAGAAAGAATTTTCTCTGATTAAAAATAAACTTATGCAGGATTACGGTGTAGTTTCAGACCTGACTTCTTAA
- a CDS encoding accessory gene regulator ArgB-like protein, with translation MNEISIHKIGQALGTYVAEKVSRADQTGVLSFGAEILVGCIIKLCILFSFAFIMDIVLEVAILLIVTGIIRTLSGGAHCSAYYRCLAISVLIFTVLGYSIKVNYPFIRQLHPAILLGILVLTFGLYWIYPPQAPSNKPFKDKKIELAFRWYTLLAVVILSITAIALGSNSLPAWIISFALLWQAFTLTPLGHRFIGLFDILLTFKKKTS, from the coding sequence ATGAATGAAATTTCAATTCATAAAATTGGACAAGCATTAGGAACATATGTGGCAGAAAAAGTTTCCAGGGCAGATCAGACAGGAGTTCTATCTTTCGGTGCAGAAATTTTGGTAGGCTGTATTATAAAATTGTGTATTCTCTTTTCCTTTGCTTTCATCATGGATATAGTCCTTGAAGTTGCGATATTACTTATCGTAACTGGGATCATTCGCACCTTATCAGGTGGAGCACATTGTTCAGCATACTATAGGTGTTTAGCAATAAGTGTTTTAATATTTACAGTATTGGGATATTCCATCAAAGTAAATTACCCTTTCATCCGGCAGTTACATCCTGCTATTTTACTTGGCATTCTCGTATTAACATTTGGTTTATATTGGATCTATCCTCCGCAGGCCCCTTCCAATAAACCTTTTAAGGACAAGAAAATAGAATTAGCTTTCCGCTGGTACACATTACTGGCAGTTGTGATTTTATCTATTACTGCAATTGCCTTAGGGTCTAATAGTTTGCCAGCCTGGATAATATCATTTGCACTGCTATGGCAAGCCTTTACATTAACACCTTTGGGACATAGATTTATTGGCTTATTCGATATCCTGCTTACTTTTAAAAAGAAGACCAGCTAA
- a CDS encoding recombinase family protein: MHEVEVIKANRKISDRTAGKVADILRVAPYARVSTDSEEQLNSYKSQVMYYTDLVKKRKDWVLVDIYADEAITGTQVTKRENFQRMINDCMDGKIDMIITKSISRFARNTLDTLKYVRMLKERNIAVFFEDENINTLTMDGELLLVILSSVAQQEVENISANVKKGLKMKMKRGELVGFQSCLGYDYNPNDKSISINEAEADVVRYIFNRYIDGAGAYVIAKELTSIGYKTKNGNTEWHDTAVLGIIKNEKYKGDVLQGKTFTVDPISKRRLDNYGEEDQFYIKNHHEPIISEEIFEKAQAILERRGAKRRGVEKGKREKYSRQYAFSSKLECAFCGSNLSRRNWHSGSDHEKVIWQCVTATKKGKKYCPPSKAIEEKILESAFVESYKLLCQNNSDVLDELIERMESVLSKNDFQKQLVRVENEIHAIEQKRNRLVDMRLEETIDKATYEKKYSELESILEGLLTEREQLEQSSKEEINLEKRIAHFRKVLENNEVLKNFDRCVFESIVEKVIIGEIDEQGNANPYKLTFVYKTGYSNEVQSKMHKQIKKKKNDKGNLHSYSSPNTCGVRSIDDKCKKQISA, from the coding sequence ATGCATGAAGTTGAAGTAATAAAAGCGAACAGAAAAATATCTGACCGTACTGCAGGGAAGGTAGCGGATATTTTGCGTGTAGCTCCTTATGCAAGAGTTAGTACGGATTCAGAGGAACAATTAAACAGCTATAAATCACAGGTTATGTATTACACAGACTTAGTGAAAAAGCGTAAGGATTGGGTATTGGTTGACATCTATGCTGATGAGGCGATAACAGGTACCCAAGTTACAAAACGTGAAAATTTCCAGCGCATGATTAACGATTGCATGGATGGTAAAATTGATATGATCATAACAAAATCCATATCAAGGTTTGCCAGAAATACCTTGGATACCTTAAAATATGTCCGGATGTTGAAGGAAAGAAATATAGCTGTATTTTTTGAAGATGAAAATATCAACACATTAACAATGGATGGAGAACTGCTGCTTGTCATATTAAGCTCAGTGGCGCAGCAGGAAGTTGAGAACATATCGGCCAATGTAAAAAAAGGCTTAAAAATGAAAATGAAGCGAGGAGAACTGGTTGGCTTCCAGAGCTGCCTGGGGTATGATTATAATCCTAATGACAAGAGTATATCAATAAATGAGGCGGAAGCTGATGTTGTGAGATACATATTTAATCGGTATATTGATGGCGCGGGCGCCTATGTCATAGCAAAAGAGTTAACCAGTATTGGTTATAAAACCAAAAATGGTAACACAGAATGGCACGATACAGCAGTATTAGGAATTATTAAAAATGAAAAATACAAAGGTGATGTTTTGCAGGGTAAAACTTTTACCGTTGATCCAATTTCCAAGAGAAGATTAGACAATTACGGTGAAGAAGACCAATTCTATATAAAGAACCATCACGAACCGATTATTAGTGAAGAAATCTTTGAAAAGGCTCAAGCAATCTTAGAAAGAAGAGGTGCAAAACGTCGCGGAGTAGAAAAGGGAAAACGTGAAAAATATAGTAGGCAATATGCTTTTAGCAGCAAGCTGGAGTGTGCCTTTTGCGGAAGTAATTTATCGCGCCGAAACTGGCATAGTGGAAGCGATCATGAAAAGGTTATCTGGCAATGCGTAACTGCTACTAAAAAAGGTAAGAAATATTGCCCGCCAAGCAAAGCAATTGAAGAAAAGATACTTGAGAGTGCATTTGTTGAATCATATAAGCTGCTATGCCAGAATAATTCAGATGTTCTGGATGAACTTATAGAAAGGATGGAAAGTGTTCTTAGCAAAAATGATTTCCAAAAGCAGTTGGTTAGAGTAGAAAATGAAATTCATGCAATTGAGCAGAAACGTAATAGGTTGGTTGATATGCGTTTAGAGGAAACAATTGATAAAGCTACTTATGAGAAAAAGTACAGTGAATTGGAATCTATTTTAGAGGGATTATTAACAGAAAGGGAACAGCTGGAGCAATCCTCCAAGGAAGAAATTAACCTGGAAAAACGGATTGCACATTTTCGTAAGGTGCTGGAAAACAATGAAGTTTTAAAGAACTTTGACCGCTGCGTGTTTGAAAGTATTGTAGAAAAGGTTATCATCGGAGAGATTGACGAGCAAGGAAATGCTAATCCGTATAAGCTGACCTTTGTATATAAGACCGGATATTCTAACGAAGTGCAGAGTAAAATGCATAAGCAGATTAAAAAAAAGAAAAATGATAAAGGAAATTTGCATTCCTATTCCTCACCCAACACATGTGGAGTGCGTAGTATTGATGATAAATGTAAAAAACAAATAAGTGCCTGA
- a CDS encoding cyclic lactone autoinducer peptide codes for MLKLISKSLFQGLAAVFAVVAMTNIGTTSMFLMYQPEPPKSLK; via the coding sequence ATGTTAAAACTTATTAGCAAGTCTCTATTTCAAGGATTGGCAGCAGTGTTCGCTGTAGTGGCCATGACGAATATTGGAACAACGAGCATGTTTCTAATGTATCAGCCGGAGCCACCAAAGAGCTTGAAATAG
- a CDS encoding helix-turn-helix domain-containing protein, whose amino-acid sequence MMHNDLDSLGEILKAARKSNNLTREQLAERINISPRYLMSIENENKKPSYSVLFRLIRELGISADAIFYPEGKHTNNEIDQITRLLYQCDERDLKVLSATIKALLETK is encoded by the coding sequence ATGATGCACAACGATTTAGATAGTTTAGGTGAAATTCTAAAAGCTGCAAGAAAAAGCAATAACCTTACCCGTGAACAATTAGCAGAAAGAATAAACATATCACCCCGGTATTTGATGTCCATAGAAAACGAAAATAAAAAGCCAAGCTATAGTGTTCTTTTTCGTCTCATCCGCGAATTAGGCATATCAGCTGACGCAATTTTCTATCCTGAAGGTAAACATACCAATAATGAAATAGATCAAATTACTCGCTTGCTTTACCAGTGTGATGAGCGCGATCTCAAGGTTCTATCTGCGACAATTAAAGCTTTATTGGAAACTAAATGA
- a CDS encoding Cthe_2314 family HEPN domain-containing protein translates to METPSKYLQKIVNQITYNEDELKIYWGDDRYVMGFHSPTMTNLNKYFSIKTVYDTIVDIDRKIKYSFRKILNMNLPETLEGYNPFSKQTDNEYWAMYYVENIIFRTSTLWDLLAQLYNIHFDLKYDIDKVYYRTLFNNCAQGKNAIPQAKRIDAYFREEDNMDTTPWGGNHAYVTEFRNKMTHRNAPSISAINQYATELRPPAMYVLIRVIEDYAQVSHYIKELLSQIDFEKLLSEIMP, encoded by the coding sequence ATGGAAACGCCATCTAAATATTTACAAAAAATAGTTAATCAAATTACTTACAATGAGGATGAGCTAAAAATATACTGGGGAGATGATCGCTATGTTATGGGGTTCCATTCTCCTACAATGACAAATCTAAATAAATATTTTTCAATTAAAACGGTGTATGACACAATTGTAGATATAGACCGGAAAATTAAATATTCATTTAGAAAAATATTAAATATGAATTTGCCGGAAACTTTAGAAGGATACAATCCTTTTAGTAAACAAACTGATAATGAGTATTGGGCAATGTACTATGTTGAAAATATAATATTTCGCACCTCAACATTGTGGGATTTGTTGGCTCAGCTATATAACATTCATTTTGACCTTAAATATGATATTGATAAAGTTTACTACCGCACTTTATTTAATAATTGTGCCCAGGGTAAAAATGCGATTCCACAAGCTAAGCGTATTGATGCATATTTTAGGGAAGAAGACAATATGGATACTACTCCATGGGGTGGAAACCATGCCTATGTTACTGAGTTTAGAAATAAAATGACACATCGTAATGCTCCTAGTATTTCTGCGATCAATCAATACGCTACAGAACTGCGTCCACCTGCAATGTATGTGTTAATACGAGTTATCGAAGATTATGCTCAAGTTTCCCACTATATTAAAGAATTACTAAGTCAAATTGATTTTGAAAAATTGCTATCGGAAATTATGCCTTAA